The DNA segment AGTGAAGCAGGGGTCGAGCTCATCCCCGGCATCGAACGCCGGACTGGTCAAAGCGAATGAGCCGCGACCGAACGTCTTCGCATCGCCAAGGCTTGCAATCGCAAGACCAGGGTGACGCGCCACAGCGGGCACTTTCTTAGAGAGCCATTCTGGGAAATCAGTCATGATTCTGTTGTTCCATCCCTGCTTAAGTAGGGTGATCACCGGGGCAAAACGAGGGATGGCGACGCGATTTGCCCCGGTTTCTGAGGAAAACCCAAAAAAATAGGTGCAATTACAGCGATCCCGCCCCCGCTCACCGGCGAGAAAGGCGTAAAAACTCGTCAAAGCACGGGCGAAATTGCGGCGAAATGGTTGCCGTTCATCGCATCGCAATGCATGTTCTGGCCATCATCCCCCCAACAGAGCCCGGATTGCCGGGCAATTGGTGGTCGCTATTGCTCGGAGTCGCATCCCTCTTATGAAAATTGAACAGCCCGCTATCGACATTCGGATGGGCCGGATCGGCCGCACCGTATTGAGTGCAACGCTTGCATTGTCTTTGGCGGCATGCGGCGGCGGAGGGGGTTCTTCCAACACGGCAACGGGCGGCGGTGGTTCGCAATCAACGGCGCAATGCGCAATCTCGAATCAAATCGCTTTTGCAGACGATGTGTTGGACGAATGGTACCTGTTCCCCAATTTGTTGGACAACACCGTCAACGCCAACAACTTCACCACAGTCCAAGACTTTCTAAACGCGCGCGTGGCGCCCGCACGCGCGCAATCGCGCGATAAGGGATTCACATTCGCGACATCCATCGCCGAAGAAAACGCGCTGATCAGTTCCGGGTCGAGCGCCGGGTTCGGCATCCGATTGTCTTACGACACCGCCAATGATCGCGTGTTCTTGTTGGAAACGTTTGAAAGCGCGCCCGGATTTGCGGCGGGTATGGATCGAGGGACCGAATTGCTGGCCATCGGCACAGATGCGGGCAATCTACAATCCATCGCTTCATTGATGGCCACGGGCGGCCCACAGGCCGTGATCGACGCGCTTGGCCCATCCAATGCAGGCGTGGCCCGGGTGATCCGGTTTGCCCAAGTGGACGGCACAATCATCGAAGCCAATGTCACGAAGACTGATTTCTCGCTTGACCCAATTTCCGACCGCTATGGCGCCCTGATCATCGATGATGGTGGGAAAAACGTCGGTTACCTTAATTTGCGCACCTTCATCATTTCCGATGCGGCGGATCAATTGCGCGATGCATTCCAATTGTTCAACGCCAACGGTGTGACCGAACTGATCATCGATTTCCGTTACAACGGCGGTGGATTGGTCAGCGTGTCGGAAGTCTTTGGCGACTTGTTGGGACAGGGGCGCGTCGGCCAATTGTGGAGCAGGACGATCCTGCGCGATTCTAAATCATCCGAAAACTCCAACGAATTTTTCGAAAACGAAGCCAACGCGCTTCAAGCGACAAAGATAGCTTTTATCACAACCGGCAACAGCGCATCGGCGAGCGAGTTGGTCATCAATTCAATGCTTCCATATCTTAATGCCGACAGCGTGGCGTTGGTCGGGGCGAACACTTCGGGCAAACCCGTGGGTCAATTTGGCTTTGATTTCGATGCGTGTGATTTGCGCATTCGCGCTGTGACATTCCAAACGGTCAACGCCGATGAACAAGGCGACTATTTCACCGGATTGGCGGGCACCGTTCCCAACACATGCCGGGCGACCGATGACATCTCAAACGCGTTGGGCGATGCGGATGAAGCCTCGGTTTCGACCGCGCTCGATTTCCTTGCCGGGCGCAGTTGCACCGCTATCAGCGGCAAAACCGACGACACGTTGGCCCAGCGCGAGCGTGAACTTCAAGCGATGCGCCCCGAACAACCGAGCGCCGCGCAATTCGAGATACCAGGTCTGTTTTAGGGCGCGTGTTCTAATGGTCGTTTTGCGCATCGCGCAAAGCAATCGCGGCGGCGATCACCGTATCGGATGACGCCGGTTTTGCGATCAAAGGCGCATCCAAAACGCGCACATGCTCTTCGCGTCGATTGAGATCGCCAGAATGCAACAGAAACGGAATGCCCCGCTCCTTTAAAGCGCCCGCAACAGACACGCATGTTTGGCCATCGGCCAACGTCACGTCCAACACCGCCGTATCAATCGCCGTATCGCCATCAATGACCGCAAATGCCTCTTCGCAATTTGTCACGGCGTACACAGCGCATCCGCGATCATTGGCCGCAAATTCCAGATCCATCAGGATCAACGGCTCGTCTTCCAAAAGCAGGATGGAATGGGGGGCGCTCAATCCTTCCTCCTTACGGGAACGGTAATCGTCGCGCTTAGACCGTTTTCGGTCCATTCGCGCGCAATCGAACCGCGCGACGTCTTAAGCAGGCGCTCAACAATGGCGGTCCCTGTGCCCAATTCGATCGCTTCGGGATCGACTTTCGGTCCGCCTGTTTCATCCCATTGTAGGATCAAAGCAGTGTCATCATCATTGACCCCCCAATCCACGGTGACTGCGCCCGTATCGACGCTCCACGCGCCGTGTTTGGTCGCGTTGGCGGACAATTCGTGCAGGACAAGTCCAACGACGGAGATGATCGTGAAAGGCATGCGGATCCCGGCGCCCGCCATCGTCAATCGCGTCGCATCGCGATCATACGGCGATAAGACGGCGCGGATGGCTTCGCCAATGTCGATGCTGCCGCTGGACGCGTCGTCCAATGTGGTTTCATAGGCACGGCCGAGCGCCTGAATGCGTGAGTTGATCTCGGCGGCTTCGTCTTGGATGCCGCGCGATCGACCCGTGACGTTCACGATGCCCGAAATCACCGCGAACATATTCTTCATCCGATGTGAAAGTTCGCGCGCCATATCCTTAGCGTGTTGCTCCTCCGCCCGCGCGGCGCGCACGTCGGACACATCCCATTGACTGCCAAAGAAATAGACCAATTCGCCCGTGTCGCTGTAAATTGGGCCAAGATGCAGCGCGTTCCAAAAAGTCGTGCCGTTCTTGCGATAATTGAGCAGTTCAACAACCACCACGTCTTCGTTCGCGATCGCTTTGCGGATGCGTGCGACAGGTTCGGGATCGGTTTTGGGCCCCTGAAGAAAGCGGCAATTGCGCCCGACCACTTCGCCTTCGGAATATCCGGTCAGCCGCCGGAATGCGCGGTTCGCAAAGACAATGGGGTTATCGGGGGCATGCGGATCAACCAAAGTGATTGCCATGCGCGTTTGGGCCATCGCCTGTTCAAACAGAACGCCGGACGCGCCGGAAAACCGGTCGCTTTCATTGCCAGCACGAAACCGCTCAGGCGCATCATCAAACCGCATCGCGGCTTGATTGGAGCGCGGGCGATCTCTTTCATCGTCGGTGTTCACGTCGTTCACTTTCCCACAGCATCTTCAGCGGCATAATTGGGGGGGCGCCAAAGCTTGCGGTTTGATTTGGATATTGCCGAATAAACGGCGAAGACCACGGTGTGTTCCAACAAACACCCGCACCCATCCATTCTGTGTGACGCATGACGAACCAACCCGTTTGATTATCACGCTTTTATCGGTCCCAAGAATTTCCACCGCCGCGCGCAATAATAGCGCAATATCGTCATTTCATCTCCGTGACGCCGCCGCTTCACATGCCAGGTGGCACGGTTTCAAATGTCGGAATTTCGCCCAGCGGCACCCAATCCTGTTTACTTTTCGTGTAGCAATGGAAGGCCGGCTTCAATTGAGATGTGTCGTCAAACGTTCCGGCTTTGATGAACATCATTCCGGGTGTCTCCAGCCGGGTGAAGACGGGGGATCCACAATTCCCGCAAAACTGGCGTCGCACGATCGCACCGCTGTCGCCTGTGTCTTCGTATGTTTTGACCTCTCCGGTGATATCCAACGCATCTTCGGGCACGCTGACGATAATCGACAGAGCCGTCCCCGCCTGTCTTTGACAATTCTTACAATGGCAAGTGACGCAGATCTGCGGCTCTGCATTCAATGTGTATCGAATTTGCCCGCACAGGCATCCCCCGGTCATCGTCATCTTTGATCTCTCCCCAAAACGATTTGATCTGTCTCGCGATTGACGCGGCGCGATTATCGCGATGCCATCCTAGGTTAGATGCGCGATCCATCATAGGGGTCGCCGCTTTTCCCACGGTGCCGCTTTACGGGTTCTCTTCCCCGGTAAAGGGATCATCGCTGGTGTATCCACACCCATATAAAGTCGCAGCGCTGACGGCGACTGTCGCGGTAAAGGGATAATCCCGATCGCTCATACCGTCGCTGCAATCGCCCGGTGTCAAAGCGACAGAAATCGTTTCGCCGTCCATTGAGCCGCTGAAGCCTAGGCCGTTATTCCCGGCAAAGCGAGTTACAGGAAACCGCGATCCATCGAGATTTTCGGGCGATGTGTAGATAGCAAACAAATCATTCCCTTCGGGCGTGATTTCGATCCCCCAAAAAGGCTCAGTGCCGACTGTATAGATGGTCGCTTGCGAGGCCACGGCATCGAACGGTTCACTATCGCGGCTGATCTCCCCTGTTTCTTGCGCGCATCCAGCAAAGGAGAGGATCGCGAAAAGGGGCAGGACGTTGGCGGCGCAGAAAGGGTTGGTTGCTGTCATGAAATTGCGGATACCACCGCACCCATCGGCGCTGCAAATGCAAAAGGCGGACCCGGTTAAGGGCCCGCCTTTGCTTAGGGTATTCGTCGTCCGTAACGGTTATGGCATCAAGACGGTGTCGATCGCATGGACCAGACCGTTCGACGCCGCCACATCGGTTGCGATCACAGTGGATGTTCCACCGTTTGCGTCGGTCAAGATCACCGCACCTTCAACGATGGTGGCGGTCAATGTGCCGCCGCCAACGGTGGTCACCGTGTAACCCGCATCGCCGGCTTCGGCGATGGCGCCCGTCAGCGTTTCTGCATCAACTGCACCTTCGACAACGTGGTATGTCAAAATAGTACCGAGCGTTTCGGTGTCGTTGGTTGTCAATTCGGTCAAAACCGCTTCGTCGATTTTGCCAAACGCATCGTTGGTGGGCGCGAACACGGTGAACGGACCTTCGCCCGACAATGTTTCGCCAAGACCCGCCGCCGTTACAGCCGCAACCAATGTTGAAAAGCTTACATCGCCGGATGCCACTTCAACGATCGTGCCGGGTGCTTCGGCTTCGGCAAGCGCGCTGCCATCAGCCATCATGGAATCGCCAGCATCGCTTTCGGGGGAGCAGGCGACCATGGCCAATGCCAGTGCCGATGCGAGCGTGAGTTTGAGGGTGTTCATGGGATCGTTCCTTAGATTGTATTGCGTTGAGCGAAGGGCGTTCAAACCCTTCAAGGCGCGGTATCGAGGGTGGCGCCCTTCTCCATATACGAACGGCAAGAGAGATTGGATGTTCCAATTAATCGATAGGGTGCCCACGGCATAGGGCCGTACGACAATAAATGAACCACGCCATCGTTCAAACGGGATGCGTGTTTCGAAATCCCCCGCATGCCAGCCGACCGAATTGGAACCGCTGGCGCATTGTGCGGTTGCACAGATATGGAATTTGAACCCACGCGCGCCGCTGGCCTGAAACGACTTACCCAATTCATCCCATCAGCGGGCGATGCCTATGCGAACACCCGAAATTTCGACGATGGCGTGCCCCAATCGGGCGCGCGTAGCAACGTATCGCAATTGTCCCCATGGCTGCACGCAGGCTTGATCAGCGAAACCGAAGTGATCGAAGCGGTCCTGGCCGAACACTCGCTTGAAACGGCGGACAAATTCATCGCGGAGGTGTTTTGGAGGGTCTATTTCAAAGGGTACTTTGAACAGCGCCCGACTGTTTGGCCGGCCTACATCACCGGGCGTGACGCCGCGATCGCCGCATTGGATGACAATGCAGACATGGCCGCATCCTATACCAGAGCGATAAATGGGCGGACCGGGATCCAGGCGTTCGATCATTGGGCGCGGGAATTGGTTTCGACCGGTTATCTGCACAACCATGCCCGGATGTGGTTCGCCAGCATTTGGATTTTCACTCTGCGTTTGGATTGGCAACTGGGGGCCGATTTCTTTTTACAACATTTGATCGATGGCGATGCAGCGTCAAACACGCTGTCTTGGCGATGGGTCGGGGGTTTGCACACAAAGGGCAAAACATATCTGGCGCGCGCGGATAACATCGCTCGTTTCACGGCGAACCAACCGAGAGGCCCGCTGCGCGCGGACGGCTTGGTTTCCGAAGCGCCCGCATTGGAAGAAGCAGATGAGCATGCGCGCGCCGAGATCGACATGCCTGCGCCGGCATTAGGAGAGGCGTCGACGATGGCGCTCGATGAACCTTACGCTCTCATCTTGCATGATGAGGCGGCTAGCCATTCACCGCTCAATCTGTCCCGCCCGCCCGCTTTGATCGTCGGAGCCGCGCGCCCCGATGCACGCGCCAAAGCGCGGCACGGTATTGGGGCAGCGGTTCGGACCTTTGCCAACGGTTCGGTGAACAATGGTGCGGCCGATGCGGCGGCTGAATACGGTTGCGCCCACCGCATGTGGCAGAGTGGAGAAAGCTTGACCGATATTGTCCGCCAACATGGCATCAATCGCGTGGCGCTGCCTTATATCCCAGTGGGTTGGACACGAGATGCTTTATGGCCGGACATAACCCCATTTGCGGCCAAGGGAGATCTGATCACATTGCTGTCAGAAATTGATCGCGCGACTTGGCCCCTTGCGAAAGCAGGGTTCTTTGGGGTGAAGAAAAAGATCGGAAACGTTCTGACCGATATTGGCGTGCACGGTGGCCAATTCGCGGCCTAGTCCCCTGCGCTCCGTCTCGCCCCGGCCCGCGAGGATGGATCGTCCAAGTCCAATTTGCGAACCATCGTGACCCGGCATTTTTCCGGGCTCAACGTGTCATTGACGATGAGGTCAACATCCAAGCCATCACAGATGCGGCCGGGGCCCGTTCTTTGCAGTGCGATGCTGCGGGCAAAGCGCAAGGCTGGGCACCGCCGCAGCAGTTCAAATTCATATGTGTCAGAGGCGCCCACATCGATTAGGACGCGCGTGTCAATCCGTCGCCCCTCCGCATCTTCGACATTGCGAAATCCGTTCACTTGCCTTGCGAAAAAGCATTGCCGCGTGGGGGTGCTTTGCGTTTGCTCTTGCGATGCGTCTGATGCTTCGATGGGCTGACCGGTTTGTGCCTCAGCCACCGCACATGCGGAAAAGCCAAACGCCATGCCAAGCATCAGCGTTGCTGAGGATGCCCCTTTGAACAAAGCGGCAAAAGGGTGCGAGAATGTGGGGTCAGGTGTGAACATGACCCCAATCTCGCTCCGCTCCCATTAACCGGAGATGTCCACCGCCAATGCGGCTATCACATCACCTTATCGGGACGCGGTTCGTGTTTGTGCTTTTCTTCTTTGCCAAACACGCGTTCCAACCGCTGCGCCATGGTGTTGGCCGCTTTGCGAGCGGCGTCATCCACTTTGGATGCATGGTCGGT comes from the Erythrobacter sp. Alg231-14 genome and includes:
- a CDS encoding FAD-binding domain-containing protein: MPADRIGTAGALCGCTDMEFEPTRAAGLKRLTQFIPSAGDAYANTRNFDDGVPQSGARSNVSQLSPWLHAGLISETEVIEAVLAEHSLETADKFIAEVFWRVYFKGYFEQRPTVWPAYITGRDAAIAALDDNADMAASYTRAINGRTGIQAFDHWARELVSTGYLHNHARMWFASIWIFTLRLDWQLGADFFLQHLIDGDAASNTLSWRWVGGLHTKGKTYLARADNIARFTANQPRGPLRADGLVSEAPALEEADEHARAEIDMPAPALGEASTMALDEPYALILHDEAASHSPLNLSRPPALIVGAARPDARAKARHGIGAAVRTFANGSVNNGAADAAAEYGCAHRMWQSGESLTDIVRQHGINRVALPYIPVGWTRDALWPDITPFAAKGDLITLLSEIDRATWPLAKAGFFGVKKKIGNVLTDIGVHGGQFAA
- a CDS encoding response regulator — protein: MSAPHSILLLEDEPLILMDLEFAANDRGCAVYAVTNCEEAFAVIDGDTAIDTAVLDVTLADGQTCVSVAGALKERGIPFLLHSGDLNRREEHVRVLDAPLIAKPASSDTVIAAAIALRDAQNDH
- a CDS encoding S41 family peptidase, which translates into the protein MKIEQPAIDIRMGRIGRTVLSATLALSLAACGGGGGSSNTATGGGGSQSTAQCAISNQIAFADDVLDEWYLFPNLLDNTVNANNFTTVQDFLNARVAPARAQSRDKGFTFATSIAEENALISSGSSAGFGIRLSYDTANDRVFLLETFESAPGFAAGMDRGTELLAIGTDAGNLQSIASLMATGGPQAVIDALGPSNAGVARVIRFAQVDGTIIEANVTKTDFSLDPISDRYGALIIDDGGKNVGYLNLRTFIISDAADQLRDAFQLFNANGVTELIIDFRYNGGGLVSVSEVFGDLLGQGRVGQLWSRTILRDSKSSENSNEFFENEANALQATKIAFITTGNSASASELVINSMLPYLNADSVALVGANTSGKPVGQFGFDFDACDLRIRAVTFQTVNADEQGDYFTGLAGTVPNTCRATDDISNALGDADEASVSTALDFLAGRSCTAISGKTDDTLAQRERELQAMRPEQPSAAQFEIPGLF
- a CDS encoding fasciclin domain-containing protein, with the translated sequence MNTLKLTLASALALAMVACSPESDAGDSMMADGSALAEAEAPGTIVEVASGDVSFSTLVAAVTAAGLGETLSGEGPFTVFAPTNDAFGKIDEAVLTELTTNDTETLGTILTYHVVEGAVDAETLTGAIAEAGDAGYTVTTVGGGTLTATIVEGAVILTDANGGTSTVIATDVAASNGLVHAIDTVLMP
- a CDS encoding PAS domain-containing protein; translation: MNDVNTDDERDRPRSNQAAMRFDDAPERFRAGNESDRFSGASGVLFEQAMAQTRMAITLVDPHAPDNPIVFANRAFRRLTGYSEGEVVGRNCRFLQGPKTDPEPVARIRKAIANEDVVVVELLNYRKNGTTFWNALHLGPIYSDTGELVYFFGSQWDVSDVRAARAEEQHAKDMARELSHRMKNMFAVISGIVNVTGRSRGIQDEAAEINSRIQALGRAYETTLDDASSGSIDIGEAIRAVLSPYDRDATRLTMAGAGIRMPFTIISVVGLVLHELSANATKHGAWSVDTGAVTVDWGVNDDDTALILQWDETGGPKVDPEAIELGTGTAIVERLLKTSRGSIAREWTENGLSATITVPVRRKD
- a CDS encoding DUF6491 family protein, with translation MFTPDPTFSHPFAALFKGASSATLMLGMAFGFSACAVAEAQTGQPIEASDASQEQTQSTPTRQCFFARQVNGFRNVEDAEGRRIDTRVLIDVGASDTYEFELLRRCPALRFARSIALQRTGPGRICDGLDVDLIVNDTLSPEKCRVTMVRKLDLDDPSSRAGARRSAGD
- a CDS encoding GFA family protein, whose amino-acid sequence is MTMTGGCLCGQIRYTLNAEPQICVTCHCKNCQRQAGTALSIIVSVPEDALDITGEVKTYEDTGDSGAIVRRQFCGNCGSPVFTRLETPGMMFIKAGTFDDTSQLKPAFHCYTKSKQDWVPLGEIPTFETVPPGM